The segment CAGAACCGGTGATAATTGCAGCACTTCTTCATTCATCTGCGTACAAAATGCCATGTTAGGCGCATCAGAAAGCGCAACAGGTGCCGCATGCTCCAACAACCAGGCGGTACGACGCGCAATTGCCGCGCCGGAATCCACCAGCCGCGTCCCTTCCGGCAACACCAACTGCAACTCGTCACGCAGCAGAGGAAAATGAGTACAGCCTAACACTACCGTATCGGGCGGCTCTTTCATCCGCAGCCAGGGTTGCACCACACGACGTACATCCTCCAGCAGTACCTCTTCACCGTGCAGCTTTGCCTCGGCCAGCTCTACCAATTCTGCCGAGCCCAGCATCTTGATTTGGCATTCGCGAGCGAATTGCGCCACCAGTTCGTGTGTATAAGGACGTTTTACCGTACCGCGTGTCGCCAGCAAACCCACTACCCCATTACGCGTTAAGCGTGCGGCAGGTTTAATGGCGGGCACCACCCCGACCACCGGGAAGCCAAACTTTGCACGCAGGGCTGGCAAAGAAACTGTACTGGCCGAGTTACAGGCAATCACCACCAGCGCCAGTGGAAAGCGCCGCGTAATCGCCTCAACGATCGCCACAACGCGATCGACAATATAGGTTTCGGTTTTTTCACCGTAAGGAAAACCTTCATTGTCGAAGGCGTAGAGATAATGGAGATTCGGCAGCAATTGCCGAATCTCCTCATAGACGGAGAGCCCACCGACGCCAGAGTCAAAAACCAGCACGGTGGGACGCAGATCAGAAGCTGTAGCTGGCGCTGAGGTAGTACTCCGTTCCTGGAGTTTGGTAGCCATACACTGTCTCGTAGTCTTTATCGAACAGGTTGGCAATTCTACCACGAACGGTGAGCTGAGAGGTGACCGGATACGATACCGCCAGATCCCATAAACTTACGCCGCCCAATTTAATGCGCTGTGCCGTATAGGAGTGGTTGTAATCGTTGTCGTAACGCTCACCGAGGTAGTGATAGGTGATGGACCAGTCGAAATTGAAGACCGTCCAGTCGAGCTGGTATTTCACCTGCTGCTTAGCACGACGCAACAATTGCTGATTGGTCTCGGCATCACGCGCGTCAACATAGTCATAAGAAACGGTATGACTCAGTGGACCGGTATCGAAAGACGCCGTGGCTTCCACACCTTTAATACGCGCTTTATCGATGTTGTAGTAAACATAGGTGTTCGGATCGCTATCAATCAGGTTATCGATGTCATTGCGATAGCCCGACACACGCCAGTTGACCGGCCCGGTTAAACCTTCAAAACCACTTTCCCACTGCTTGCTTTCTTCCGGCTTCAGATTTGGGTTGCCATAAGTCTGGCTATAAAGCTGGGCCAGATTCGGCGCTTTATAGGCGGTCGCGTAAGAGGCAAACACGCGATAACCATCAACAAACTCCCAGGCGGCGCTGCTCTGCCAGGTGTTATGCCAGCCAAAGGCATTGTTGTCATCTCCGCGCACGGCGCCTTCCAGCGTCACGCTACCAAACTGCTGTTGAGCGGTGGCGTATATACCGGTGTTACGTTGTTCCTGGCCTTCAACGGTAGAATTGGTGCCTGGTTCTGAGGTTTGTTTCTGCCAGTCAACACCGCCACTCACCGTACCATGCCCCACCTGTACCGAGTTGCCCCATTGCAGGTTGTATTGCTGGACATCATTCAGCGACGCCGTGGCGTCATATTTGCCAAGCTGTGGGCTGTAGTTGTAATCCTTGGTATGACTGTAGCTGGCAATCAGCTGCGATGAATAGATACCCTGGTTGAAGCGCAGTCCGGTATCCCAGGTCTGGCTGTAGAGCTGGCGGGTATCGACAAAGGTGTTGGGTTCCACATAAGTGGGATAGCCATCATAAGCGGTGCGGTTGTCAAAACCATAGCCGCGTACGAAACCGCTGAACTGATCGCTAAACTGATGCTCCAGCGAACCGTACAGCGTTTTGCTCATGAAACCGTCGCGGTCTTTCTGCGCCGGATCGCCATAGATGTCGGGCAGGTTTGCCACCACATCGTAGCCTTTGGTGTAGGTATAGTTGCCCGCCAGCGTCAGCTTAGTCGCATCGCCCAGTTGCTGCTGGGTAGAGCCATCGTAGCTCTGGTAGCCTTTCGACCCAACGCCTGCGGTCAGCGTGGTACCGTTTTTATCACGACCCGTGATGATGTTCACCACACCACCAATCGCGTCAGAACCATACACCGCCGAACGCGCGCCACGAATATATTCGATGCGTTGTACCAGCGAGAGTGGAATCTGGCTGAGATCGGACGATCCGGAAATGCCTGCCTGATTCAAACGAATACCGTCAATCAGAATCAGGACGTGGCTGGAGTTGGTGCCACGAATAAACATGGAGCTGCTTTGGCCCATGCCACCGTTTTGCGCAATATCCACGCCAGGCAGGCGACGCATCACATCCGTGAGGCTTTTTGCCTGCCAGCGGTCAATGTCTTCGCGGGTAACAACTGTCGTGGGCGCCAGCACGGAAGAAACTGGCTGTGAAAAACGATTAGCGGTAACGATTTGCGTATCATCATCCTGCTGGGCATAGCCAAATTGCGCCCAGAGGGACACCGCCGTTGCACTGAAGGCAAACAGCGAAGCATGTGTTTTTTTCATTGTTATAGCATCCAAAAGACAAAGCAGGATGCCGCAGGCATACGATCGATAGCACGCGATGACCGTACGAATTGCGACGTCACACCGGCAGGTCTTCGGGCTGAGAATCATTAATGGTGAAGACTTCCCATCCCGCAGGACAGTGTCTGCATCAGCAATCACCACGACATTCTTTACCGCTGCGCGTCAGCTCCAGATTCACACTGGATTCCCTTTTAACTCAAGGAGGCCGGCCGTCGCAGTCTACGGACAAGAAGGCCAGAAATCCAGACTTCCAGCCATCTTCTTTTGCACAAGGCTGGACAACAGCAATCGAATGCCTACAATCGCCCGGCAAGCAGGCTTATTACCAGGA is part of the Pantoea phytobeneficialis genome and harbors:
- the murI gene encoding glutamate racemase encodes the protein MATKLQERSTTSAPATASDLRPTVLVFDSGVGGLSVYEEIRQLLPNLHYLYAFDNEGFPYGEKTETYIVDRVVAIVEAITRRFPLALVVIACNSASTVSLPALRAKFGFPVVGVVPAIKPAARLTRNGVVGLLATRGTVKRPYTHELVAQFARECQIKMLGSAELVELAEAKLHGEEVLLEDVRRVVQPWLRMKEPPDTVVLGCTHFPLLRDELQLVLPEGTRLVDSGAAIARRTAWLLEHAAPVALSDAPNMAFCTQMNEEVLQLSPVLQRYGFPLMEKLALL
- the btuB gene encoding TonB-dependent vitamin B12 receptor BtuB; this translates as MKKTHASLFAFSATAVSLWAQFGYAQQDDDTQIVTANRFSQPVSSVLAPTTVVTREDIDRWQAKSLTDVMRRLPGVDIAQNGGMGQSSSMFIRGTNSSHVLILIDGIRLNQAGISGSSDLSQIPLSLVQRIEYIRGARSAVYGSDAIGGVVNIITGRDKNGTTLTAGVGSKGYQSYDGSTQQQLGDATKLTLAGNYTYTKGYDVVANLPDIYGDPAQKDRDGFMSKTLYGSLEHQFSDQFSGFVRGYGFDNRTAYDGYPTYVEPNTFVDTRQLYSQTWDTGLRFNQGIYSSQLIASYSHTKDYNYSPQLGKYDATASLNDVQQYNLQWGNSVQVGHGTVSGGVDWQKQTSEPGTNSTVEGQEQRNTGIYATAQQQFGSVTLEGAVRGDDNNAFGWHNTWQSSAAWEFVDGYRVFASYATAYKAPNLAQLYSQTYGNPNLKPEESKQWESGFEGLTGPVNWRVSGYRNDIDNLIDSDPNTYVYYNIDKARIKGVEATASFDTGPLSHTVSYDYVDARDAETNQQLLRRAKQQVKYQLDWTVFNFDWSITYHYLGERYDNDYNHSYTAQRIKLGGVSLWDLAVSYPVTSQLTVRGRIANLFDKDYETVYGYQTPGTEYYLSASYSF